In Desulfofundulus kuznetsovii DSM 6115, the following are encoded in one genomic region:
- the coaBC gene encoding bifunctional phosphopantothenoylcysteine decarboxylase/phosphopantothenate--cysteine ligase CoaBC translates to MLADRSVILGVTGGIAAYKAAELASALVKAGALVDVVMTQAAQEFVRPLTFAALTGRPVHTDLFNPPAGGAIPHIELATRADLVVIAPATANILAKLAHGFADDLLSSLVLAVTCPVLLCPAMNACMYAHPAVQANLKRLVEMGYHILEPEAGRLACGVEGRGRLPAPEVILEHIKGLISSPGDFGGIKVLVTAGGTREPLDPVRYISNRSSGKMGYALAAAAIQRGAAVTLVSAPTSLDPPAGAELVSVETARQMYQAVMERFSTQDVVIKAAAVADYRPKIVADQKIKKSEGTLILELEKNPDILYELGQRKEPHQTLVGFAAETEDLEANAQQKLRKKNLDLLVANDVTQPGAGFGADTNIVKLFYRDGRTQSLPVMDKKTLAHRILDAVIELRYPGNS, encoded by the coding sequence ATGCTTGCGGACAGGTCCGTCATCCTGGGCGTAACCGGGGGAATTGCCGCCTATAAAGCCGCGGAGCTAGCCAGTGCCCTCGTCAAGGCCGGTGCCCTGGTGGACGTGGTCATGACACAGGCGGCACAGGAATTTGTGCGACCCCTAACCTTTGCCGCCCTTACCGGGCGACCGGTGCATACTGACCTGTTCAACCCCCCTGCCGGTGGGGCTATTCCCCACATTGAGCTGGCCACCAGAGCCGATTTAGTTGTGATTGCCCCAGCCACGGCGAACATCCTGGCCAAGCTGGCCCACGGCTTCGCCGATGATCTTTTAAGCTCCCTGGTTTTAGCGGTTACCTGCCCCGTGCTCCTCTGCCCGGCCATGAACGCCTGCATGTATGCGCACCCGGCGGTGCAGGCCAACCTGAAACGGCTTGTTGAGATGGGTTACCATATTTTAGAACCGGAGGCAGGCCGCCTGGCCTGTGGTGTGGAAGGCCGTGGACGTTTGCCTGCCCCTGAGGTTATCCTGGAACATATTAAAGGCCTGATCTCTTCACCGGGTGATTTCGGTGGAATAAAGGTCCTGGTTACCGCCGGAGGGACCAGGGAGCCCCTGGATCCGGTGCGTTATATCTCCAACCGCAGTTCAGGCAAAATGGGCTACGCCCTGGCCGCGGCAGCTATACAGCGCGGGGCCGCGGTTACCCTGGTATCCGCTCCCACCAGTTTGGATCCGCCCGCTGGGGCGGAGCTGGTTTCCGTGGAAACCGCCCGGCAGATGTACCAGGCTGTAATGGAACGCTTTTCCACCCAGGATGTGGTTATTAAAGCGGCAGCAGTAGCCGACTACCGCCCCAAAATAGTGGCGGACCAGAAAATAAAAAAGAGCGAGGGAACTCTGATCCTGGAGCTGGAAAAAAATCCCGATATATTATATGAACTGGGGCAACGCAAAGAACCACACCAGACACTGGTAGGTTTTGCTGCTGAAACCGAAGATTTGGAGGCCAATGCCCAGCAAAAGCTGCGCAAGAAAAATCTGGATCTGCTGGTGGCCAATGATGTTACCCAACCGGGGGCGGGCTTTGGCGCCGACACCAACATTGTCAAGCTGTTCTATCGCGACGGGCGTACCCAATCCCTGCCGGTGATGGATAAAAAAACACTGGCACACCGTATCCTCGATGCGGTTATAGAGCTGCGTTACCCGGGGAACAGCTAA
- the gmk gene encoding guanylate kinase translates to MKSEGILMVLSGPSGAGKGTVCRALLEKQPGIHLSISATTRKPRAGEVDGVNYFFVSREKFQQMIDAGELLEWAEVYGNYYGTPLKTVEDALARGEDVLLEIDVQGGLQVKKKFPSAVLVFLLPPSRAVLAERLAGRGTDSIEEIQRRLHWANTELRFLFRYDYVVINRHVEEAVAVLQSILVAEKCRPQRIKMDESWGNLTDLKENSW, encoded by the coding sequence ATGAAATCAGAGGGCATATTGATGGTACTGTCCGGTCCTTCGGGGGCCGGTAAGGGTACCGTTTGCCGCGCTTTGCTGGAAAAACAACCGGGGATTCACCTTTCCATTTCCGCTACGACCAGAAAACCCCGGGCCGGGGAAGTGGACGGGGTTAATTACTTTTTTGTCTCCCGGGAAAAATTCCAGCAAATGATCGATGCCGGGGAATTGCTGGAGTGGGCGGAGGTCTATGGCAATTATTACGGTACGCCGCTAAAAACGGTAGAGGATGCCCTGGCCAGGGGTGAGGATGTGCTCCTGGAGATTGATGTTCAGGGGGGCTTGCAGGTAAAAAAGAAGTTTCCCTCAGCAGTACTGGTTTTTCTCCTACCCCCTTCCCGGGCTGTGTTGGCCGAGCGCCTTGCCGGTCGCGGTACGGACTCCATCGAAGAGATTCAAAGACGGTTGCACTGGGCTAACACGGAACTAAGGTTCCTTTTCCGTTACGATTATGTGGTGATTAACCGGCATGTTGAGGAAGCAGTTGCTGTCCTGCAATCGATTCTTGTAGCCGAAAAATGCCGTCCTCAGCGCATAAAAATGGATGAAAGCTGGGGTAATTTAACGGATCTTAAAGAAAATTCCTGGTGA
- a CDS encoding pyridoxal phosphate-dependent aminotransferase encodes MKLADRVKNISPSPTLAIDARAKKMIAAGEKVINFGAGEPDFDTPEHIKEAAMAAIRKGMTKYTPVGGTMELKKAIIQKLKADNGLEYTPEQIVVSVGAKHSLYNAMMVLLQPGDEVILPAPYWVTYLEQIKLAGAVPVIVQTRQENGFKLTAEELLSVVSPRTKMVIINSPGNPTGAVYAKEELVELGKVIEDRGLVVISDEIYEKLIYDGCEHVSIASLSPALKEQTVVINGMSKAYAMTGWRIGYAAAPTEVARAMVDLQSHSTSNPTSVAQAASVAALTGTQEPLREMVAEFRRRRDYMLQRLNAIPGISCNTPSGAFYVFPSMGRYIGRQYKGRQINGASDLASLLLDEVKVAVVPGVAFGDDRCFRLSYATSMENIVEGLNRIEQFFLQID; translated from the coding sequence GTGAAACTTGCCGACAGGGTCAAAAACATCAGTCCTTCACCCACCCTGGCCATCGATGCCCGGGCCAAGAAAATGATTGCTGCCGGAGAAAAGGTAATTAATTTTGGTGCAGGGGAACCGGACTTCGATACTCCGGAGCATATAAAAGAAGCGGCCATGGCCGCCATCCGTAAAGGCATGACCAAATATACCCCGGTGGGCGGTACCATGGAGTTAAAAAAAGCCATTATACAAAAATTGAAGGCCGATAACGGACTGGAGTATACACCGGAGCAGATTGTGGTTTCCGTGGGAGCGAAGCATTCCCTCTACAACGCCATGATGGTGCTCCTGCAACCGGGGGATGAGGTTATTCTGCCAGCACCCTACTGGGTCACCTACCTGGAACAGATCAAGCTGGCCGGTGCGGTGCCGGTAATCGTCCAGACGCGCCAGGAAAACGGGTTCAAATTGACGGCCGAGGAACTGCTTTCGGTCGTCAGCCCGCGCACTAAGATGGTGATTATAAACTCTCCCGGCAACCCCACCGGCGCAGTATACGCTAAGGAAGAATTGGTGGAACTGGGAAAGGTGATTGAAGACCGCGGGCTGGTGGTTATTTCCGATGAGATTTACGAAAAACTGATCTATGACGGTTGCGAACATGTAAGCATAGCCTCCTTGAGTCCGGCCTTGAAGGAGCAAACGGTGGTCATCAACGGAATGTCCAAGGCCTATGCCATGACGGGCTGGCGCATTGGCTATGCTGCCGCCCCTACGGAGGTGGCCAGAGCCATGGTTGATTTGCAAAGTCACTCCACCTCCAATCCCACCTCCGTTGCCCAGGCGGCCAGTGTGGCGGCCTTAACCGGCACCCAGGAGCCCTTGAGGGAGATGGTGGCGGAATTCCGGCGGCGCCGGGATTACATGCTCCAGCGGTTGAACGCCATACCGGGAATTTCCTGTAACACTCCGAGCGGCGCCTTTTATGTTTTTCCTTCTATGGGCAGGTATATTGGGCGCCAGTATAAAGGGAGGCAAATTAACGGCGCCAGCGATCTGGCCAGCCTTCTTCTGGATGAGGTCAAGGTGGCGGTGGTTCCCGGGGTGGCTTTTGGCGATGACCGCTGTTTCCGCCTTTCCTACGCCACCTCCATGGAAAACATTGTGGAAGGACTCAACCGCATTGAACAGTTTTTCCTACAAATTGATTAA
- the dapF gene encoding diaminopimelate epimerase, whose protein sequence is MQFFKVHGLGNDFILVDLVKQEWPGGEDLSESARRLCHRQFGIGADGLVLLHSSPRADVFMQIINPDGSEAEMCGNAIRCVAKYLYERGGIKKEVMHIETRAGVMVPRLVLENGRVAAVRVDMGIPRLERQDIPMIGPPGQVINEPLVLEGQAFHVTAVSMGNPHCVLFVPDVERVDLHGLGPKLEKHPLFPRKTNVEFVQVLNRGEVRVRVWERGAGPTLACGTGACATVVAGVLNNYTDREVKVHLPGGTLLIEWKEDDHLYMTGPAEEVFCGQIPCP, encoded by the coding sequence TTGCAGTTCTTCAAAGTACATGGTTTGGGAAACGATTTTATCCTGGTCGATCTGGTAAAACAGGAATGGCCGGGTGGGGAGGATTTGTCCGAATCTGCCCGGCGGCTCTGTCACCGCCAGTTTGGTATCGGGGCCGACGGTCTGGTGCTCCTCCACTCAAGCCCCAGGGCCGATGTTTTCATGCAAATCATTAACCCCGATGGCAGCGAGGCAGAAATGTGCGGCAACGCCATCCGCTGCGTGGCCAAATATCTCTACGAGCGGGGCGGGATTAAAAAAGAAGTAATGCATATCGAAACCAGGGCCGGCGTGATGGTGCCCCGGTTGGTGCTGGAGAACGGGCGGGTGGCCGCGGTGCGGGTGGATATGGGCATCCCCCGTTTGGAACGGCAGGACATTCCCATGATCGGCCCTCCGGGGCAGGTAATCAATGAACCCCTGGTTCTTGAGGGGCAAGCCTTCCATGTAACTGCTGTCTCCATGGGCAATCCCCACTGTGTGCTTTTTGTTCCCGATGTGGAGCGGGTAGACCTGCACGGGTTGGGGCCGAAACTGGAAAAGCATCCCCTTTTCCCCCGTAAAACCAATGTGGAGTTTGTGCAGGTTTTAAACAGGGGCGAGGTAAGGGTGCGGGTTTGGGAGCGGGGGGCGGGGCCTACCCTGGCCTGCGGTACCGGGGCGTGTGCCACGGTGGTGGCCGGTGTGCTGAACAATTACACGGACCGTGAGGTCAAGGTTCACCTGCCGGGGGGAACCCTCCTCATTGAATGGAAGGAAGACGATCATCTATATATGACCGGGCCGGCAGAGGAAGTCTTTTGCGGCCAGATTCCCTGTCCGTAG
- the rpoZ gene encoding DNA-directed RNA polymerase subunit omega: MNQPSLDELMKKVDSRYTLVVVVAKRARMLTETGEEEGDNPAVKPVTRALHEVVRGQIRYRRTKHGFK, from the coding sequence ATGAATCAACCGTCTTTAGACGAACTAATGAAAAAAGTTGATAGCCGCTACACGCTGGTCGTGGTGGTGGCGAAAAGAGCAAGAATGCTGACGGAAACAGGCGAAGAAGAAGGAGATAATCCGGCGGTAAAGCCGGTTACCAGGGCATTACACGAGGTTGTCCGGGGTCAGATCCGTTACCGCCGGACCAAACATGGCTTTAAGTAG
- the remA gene encoding extracellular matrix/biofilm regulator RemA, protein MEIRLINIGFGNIVSANRIVAIVSPESAPIKRIISEARDQGKLVDATYGRRTRAVIITDSDHVILSAVQPETVAHRLVNKESTPAQPEERPDE, encoded by the coding sequence ATGGAGATTAGATTGATTAATATCGGCTTTGGCAATATTGTTTCGGCAAACCGCATTGTGGCTATTGTCAGTCCCGAATCGGCACCCATCAAGCGCATTATTAGCGAGGCCCGTGATCAGGGCAAGCTGGTGGATGCCACCTACGGGCGGCGTACCCGGGCAGTGATTATTACCGATAGCGATCACGTAATTCTCTCCGCCGTGCAGCCGGAAACGGTAGCCCATCGTCTGGTAAACAAGGAGAGCACTCCTGCCCAGCCGGAAGAGCGCCCGGATGAATAA
- a CDS encoding LL-diaminopimelate aminotransferase has translation MRFEQAQRIKNLPPYLFARIERLIEEKKAAGIDIISLGIGDPDQPTPDHIIEELIKEARNPANHQYPSSVGMLSYRQTVANWYAGRFGIQLDPKTEVVTLIGSKEGIAHISWCYLNPGDTVLVPDPGYPVYAGGAILAGAEPYYMPLKAERGYLPDLAAIPTEVARRAKMMFINYPNNPTGAVASESFFAEVVAFAREFNVLVCHDAAYSEVAFDGYRPPSFLQVPGAREVGIEFGSVSKPFNMTGWRIGWAAGCAEVIEALGRLKSNLDSGQFQAIQYAAMAGLNGPREVIDRVNALYRERRDILVDGLNSLGWKLEKPKATFYVWAPVPAGHTSESFTELVLEKAGVVITPGTGYGANGAGYFRMSLTVDTARLKEAVERIKKNLGPVRF, from the coding sequence TTGCGGTTCGAACAGGCGCAACGCATAAAAAACTTACCCCCCTATCTCTTTGCCCGCATTGAGCGGTTGATCGAGGAAAAAAAGGCTGCCGGGATAGACATCATAAGCCTGGGGATAGGCGATCCGGATCAACCCACCCCGGACCACATTATCGAGGAACTGATTAAGGAAGCCCGCAACCCGGCCAACCACCAGTATCCCTCTTCTGTAGGTATGCTCAGCTATCGCCAGACAGTGGCCAACTGGTATGCCGGGCGTTTCGGAATACAGCTGGATCCCAAAACCGAAGTGGTCACCCTTATTGGTTCCAAGGAAGGCATCGCCCATATTTCCTGGTGCTACCTCAACCCCGGGGATACGGTGCTGGTACCAGACCCGGGTTATCCTGTTTATGCAGGTGGAGCCATCCTGGCCGGGGCGGAGCCCTATTATATGCCCTTAAAGGCCGAGCGGGGATACCTTCCCGATCTGGCCGCCATCCCCACAGAAGTGGCCCGACGGGCTAAAATGATGTTTATCAATTATCCCAACAACCCCACGGGGGCGGTGGCCAGTGAGTCTTTCTTTGCGGAAGTGGTTGCTTTTGCCCGGGAGTTTAACGTCCTGGTCTGCCACGATGCGGCCTACTCTGAAGTGGCCTTTGATGGTTACCGGCCGCCAAGCTTTTTGCAAGTCCCCGGCGCCAGGGAGGTAGGTATTGAGTTTGGCTCCGTTTCCAAGCCCTTTAATATGACCGGCTGGCGGATTGGCTGGGCCGCAGGGTGCGCGGAAGTTATCGAAGCCCTGGGGCGCCTGAAGTCAAATCTGGATTCCGGACAATTTCAGGCCATCCAGTATGCCGCCATGGCAGGGTTAAACGGCCCGCGGGAGGTTATTGACCGGGTTAACGCCCTTTACCGGGAGCGCCGGGACATCCTGGTGGACGGCTTGAACTCCCTGGGCTGGAAGCTGGAAAAACCAAAGGCAACCTTTTATGTCTGGGCTCCCGTTCCGGCGGGGCACACCAGCGAATCCTTTACCGAGCTGGTTCTGGAAAAGGCTGGCGTTGTGATAACGCCGGGTACCGGTTACGGTGCCAATGGAGCGGGTTATTTCCGGATGTCCCTCACTGTGGATACCGCCCGTCTAAAAGAAGCAGTGGAACGCATTAAGAAAAACCTCGGGCCAGTAAGATTCTAA
- a CDS encoding YicC/YloC family endoribonuclease, which translates to MLKSMTGFGRGESYGQGKKFTVELKSVNHRFCEVVLRLPRNMVSLEDRARRLIQSRISRGRIDGYFSVEECGEQSPVVKVDKALATSYYKAMEELKVTLGLTDPVTIQHLINLPGLLVVDEPVEDDDAWWPLVSEALEQALDGLVQMRLSEGSQLKVDLTRRLERIAELNEKIKARAPQVVTEYHNRLTQRLQEWLRDTPLDQARLATEVAIFAERSSIAEEVVRLASHITQFRDFLNEGGPVGRKLDFLIQEMNREINTIASKAPDLEISRVVVEVKSELEKMREQVQNIE; encoded by the coding sequence TTGCTAAAGAGCATGACAGGTTTTGGCCGGGGAGAATCATACGGGCAGGGCAAAAAATTTACGGTGGAACTTAAATCTGTGAATCACCGCTTTTGTGAAGTTGTCCTGCGCCTGCCCCGGAATATGGTTTCTCTGGAGGATCGAGCCAGGAGGCTGATTCAATCCCGCATCTCCCGCGGGCGGATTGACGGTTACTTTTCCGTGGAGGAATGCGGTGAGCAAAGTCCAGTTGTAAAAGTTGACAAAGCCCTGGCTACATCGTATTATAAGGCAATGGAGGAATTAAAGGTCACCCTGGGATTAACAGATCCCGTCACCATACAGCATCTGATTAATCTACCGGGACTGCTGGTGGTGGACGAGCCTGTTGAAGATGATGATGCATGGTGGCCTCTGGTTTCCGAGGCCCTGGAACAGGCGCTGGATGGTTTGGTGCAAATGCGCCTTTCCGAGGGCAGCCAGCTTAAGGTGGATTTGACCCGCCGCCTGGAACGGATTGCGGAACTGAACGAGAAAATCAAAGCCAGGGCACCGCAGGTGGTTACGGAATACCACAACCGCCTGACCCAGAGACTGCAGGAGTGGTTGCGCGATACACCGCTGGATCAGGCCCGGCTGGCTACGGAGGTAGCAATTTTTGCCGAGCGTTCCAGTATTGCCGAGGAAGTGGTGCGCCTGGCCAGCCATATAACCCAGTTCCGGGACTTTCTAAACGAGGGTGGCCCCGTGGGCCGCAAGCTGGACTTCCTGATTCAGGAGATGAACCGGGAGATCAACACCATTGCCTCTAAAGCACCTGACCTTGAGATCAGCCGGGTGGTGGTGGAGGTAAAAAGCGAACTGGAGAAGATGCGGGAACAGGTGCAGAATATCGAATAA